Proteins encoded within one genomic window of Companilactobacillus sp.:
- a CDS encoding DNA-3-methyladenine glycosylase: MTDLITTTNDFFQTGSTIQIAKEMLGHKLTYHSEQGLLSGIIVETEAYLGPDDMAAHSYGGRHSEANDPLYQQGGTIYIYSIHSWLDMDISIQKKGLPNGVLIRGIEPIDGKDIMDLNRKKTDFDTTNGPAKWIRAFGIMDKELSGTMLNSANFQFELKKSKTPANILETPRIGVPNKGEWTDKKMRFIVDGNPYVSKMYKRDMNLETYGWK; encoded by the coding sequence TTGACTGACTTAATTACTACCACAAACGACTTTTTTCAAACTGGTTCAACAATTCAAATTGCCAAAGAAATGTTGGGACATAAGCTAACCTATCATTCAGAGCAAGGATTATTGTCAGGAATAATCGTTGAGACCGAAGCTTATTTGGGACCAGATGATATGGCCGCCCACAGTTATGGTGGCAGACACTCAGAAGCTAATGACCCACTTTACCAACAAGGTGGCACAATTTATATTTATTCGATTCACAGCTGGTTGGATATGGATATCAGCATCCAAAAAAAAGGACTGCCCAACGGCGTCCTTATTCGTGGCATCGAACCAATCGACGGTAAAGATATCATGGATCTGAATCGAAAGAAAACTGACTTTGACACTACTAACGGCCCTGCAAAATGGATCCGAGCATTTGGAATTATGGATAAGGAGCTTTCCGGGACAATGCTCAATAGTGCCAATTTCCAGTTTGAATTAAAAAAGTCCAAAACACCTGCAAATATATTGGAAACTCCAAGAATTGGAGTGCCCAATAAAGGCGAATGGACTGATAAAAAGATGCGTTTCATTGTTGATGGAAATCCTTACGTTTCCAAAATGTATAAACGTGATATGAATTTAGAAACCTATGGTTGGAAATAA
- a CDS encoding heavy metal translocating P-type ATPase has translation MNSNRIKLYGTLTIGVIAFILQFAFHQALAAQWIISILGTILALIMFIDMIKVLKSGNFGVDLLAITAIVATIALGEYWAGWIVLLMLTGGDTLEEYAANKAKSELKSLLDNSPSKAHVYQGESIKDVDIEHVKVGDKLLIRPKEQVPVDGIVYEGNSSVDESSLTGESVPVDIEKGSHVMSGSINGEVPFKITAEKIAAESEYQAIVKLVKESETNPARFVRLADRYAVPFTIIAYIIAGLAWYLSGDPIRIAQVLVVASPCPLILAAPIAFVSGMSRSSRNGIIVKSGTALEKISSAKTMAFDKTGTITRGHLVVQDVKISPDFMPETVYQYAASIEQNSSHVMAEAIVDYALAQQIEMKDVDDVKEITAEGIVGVIDGHYVKVGNPEFVTKYPVEKVEGSSVYVSIDERFAGVYSLVDEIRPEAKETIARLKTYGFNNILMITGDKKETTEKVASEVGITKAYPSSLPADKVKIIQTLPKEYHPAVMVGDGVNDAPALALADVGIAMGYKGANAASESADAVVLKDDLGKVAEVAKISDDTLKVAKQAVLIGILICIILMLIAGFGLIPTIIGAMLQEVVDTVTILYALRARSDNL, from the coding sequence ATGAACTCTAATAGAATCAAACTTTATGGTACTTTGACTATTGGTGTGATTGCGTTTATTCTTCAATTTGCATTTCATCAGGCATTAGCAGCCCAATGGATTATTAGTATTTTAGGGACAATTTTAGCTCTGATCATGTTTATTGATATGATCAAAGTTTTAAAATCTGGTAATTTTGGAGTCGATTTATTGGCTATTACTGCCATCGTTGCAACGATTGCTCTCGGCGAATATTGGGCTGGTTGGATCGTGCTTCTGATGCTTACTGGTGGAGATACTTTGGAAGAATATGCAGCCAACAAAGCTAAGAGCGAACTCAAGTCATTGCTAGATAATTCTCCGTCTAAAGCACATGTCTATCAGGGGGAAAGTATCAAAGATGTTGATATTGAACATGTCAAGGTCGGCGACAAACTACTGATCAGACCAAAGGAACAAGTCCCAGTCGATGGTATTGTCTATGAGGGTAATTCAAGTGTTGACGAATCATCGCTGACAGGTGAGTCCGTTCCAGTAGATATTGAAAAAGGTTCACATGTTATGTCAGGATCCATCAACGGCGAAGTTCCCTTCAAGATCACAGCTGAAAAGATTGCTGCTGAAAGTGAGTATCAGGCCATTGTTAAATTGGTCAAGGAGTCTGAAACTAACCCCGCACGTTTTGTTAGATTAGCTGATCGTTACGCGGTTCCATTTACGATCATCGCTTATATCATTGCTGGATTGGCTTGGTATTTGTCTGGAGATCCGATAAGAATCGCTCAGGTACTAGTTGTTGCTTCGCCATGTCCATTGATTTTGGCAGCTCCAATAGCTTTCGTATCAGGAATGAGTCGTAGCAGTAGAAATGGCATCATCGTTAAATCAGGTACTGCACTTGAAAAAATTTCTTCGGCAAAAACAATGGCATTTGATAAAACCGGAACGATTACACGTGGTCATTTGGTAGTTCAAGATGTCAAAATCTCACCCGATTTTATGCCAGAAACAGTCTATCAGTATGCAGCTTCGATTGAACAAAATTCAAGCCACGTCATGGCTGAAGCAATTGTTGACTACGCTTTAGCTCAACAAATTGAAATGAAAGATGTGGATGACGTAAAGGAAATTACCGCTGAAGGTATCGTTGGGGTTATTGATGGTCATTACGTCAAAGTTGGTAACCCTGAATTCGTTACTAAATATCCAGTTGAAAAAGTCGAAGGATCATCAGTTTATGTTTCAATTGACGAGCGGTTTGCCGGCGTTTATAGTCTGGTCGATGAGATTCGTCCTGAAGCTAAAGAAACGATTGCACGTCTCAAAACATATGGATTCAACAACATCTTAATGATTACAGGCGACAAAAAAGAGACAACTGAAAAGGTTGCCTCCGAAGTGGGTATAACTAAAGCATATCCATCAAGTTTGCCTGCTGACAAAGTTAAAATTATTCAAACCTTGCCTAAAGAGTATCATCCTGCTGTCATGGTAGGAGATGGCGTTAACGACGCACCTGCCTTGGCATTAGCCGATGTCGGTATTGCTATGGGCTACAAAGGTGCCAATGCCGCTAGTGAATCGGCTGATGCGGTAGTTTTAAAAGATGATCTCGGTAAAGTTGCTGAAGTTGCCAAGATATCTGACGATACCTTAAAAGTTGCTAAGCAAGCTGTTTTAATAGGTATTTTGATCTGTATCATCTTGATGCTGATTGCTGGTTTTGGTTTAATTCCAACAATCATCGGTGCCATGCTTCAAGAGGTTGTCGATACTGTCACGATTCTTTACGCATTGCGTGCTAGAAGCGATAATCTGTGA
- the leuS gene encoding leucine--tRNA ligase, translated as MSYNHNVVEKKWQKYWKENQTFKTGTDKNKKNFYALDMFPYPSGQGLHVGHPEGYTATDIVARMKRMQGYNVLHPMGFDAFGLPAEQYALDTGHNPAEFTEKNINNFKRQINSLGFSYDWDREVQTTDPKFYKWTQWIFEQMYKKGLAYEAKVPVNWSPDLGTVVANEEVIDGKTERGGYPVYRKPMRQWMLKITAYADRLLDDLDLIDWPESIKEMQRNWIGRSVGAEIDFPVADTSETVQVFSTRPDTIYGATYMVLAPEHDLVEKIVTPEQKAEVEAYKAKIASKSDLERTDLNKDKTGAFTGAYAVNPVNGKKIPIWISDYVLSTYGFGAVMAVPAHDDRDYEFAKKFDLPIVQVLEGGNIDDAAFTGDGVHINSEFLDGMGKEEAIDKMVQYLEDKGIGKKKVNYKLRDWLFSRQRYWGEPIPVIHWEDGETTLVPEDELPLELPADSNIEPSGTPESPLANLTDWVNVVDKNGRKGRRETNTMPQWAGSSWYYLRYIDPHNDKQLADYDLLKQWLPVDLYIGGAEHAVLHLLYARFWHKVLYDLGVVPTKEPFQKLYNQGMILGDNHEKMSKSKGNVVNPDDVVESYGADTLRLYEMFMGPLDASISWSEDGLAGANKFLERVWRLFINNDDENTVKSDYLTDKNDGKLDKVYNETVKKVTEDYDSLHFNTAISQMMVFANEANKVDTMPKEYAEGFVKMLAPIAPHMMEELWSKFGHDESITYAKWPEFDESKLVSDTVEMIIQVNGRLRDKLSMPVDTDKEKVKEIALSDEKVQKFLDGKDVVKVIVVPNKIVNIVVK; from the coding sequence ATGTCATACAATCACAATGTCGTTGAGAAAAAATGGCAAAAGTACTGGAAAGAAAATCAAACTTTTAAGACTGGTACTGACAAGAACAAGAAGAACTTTTACGCTTTGGATATGTTCCCATATCCATCTGGACAAGGACTCCACGTTGGACATCCAGAAGGATATACAGCTACTGATATCGTAGCCAGAATGAAACGTATGCAAGGATATAATGTTTTGCATCCAATGGGCTTTGATGCCTTTGGTTTACCAGCAGAACAATATGCTTTAGACACTGGTCATAACCCAGCTGAATTCACTGAAAAAAATATCAATAACTTTAAACGTCAAATCAATTCACTCGGTTTTTCATACGATTGGGACCGTGAAGTGCAAACTACAGATCCTAAGTTCTACAAGTGGACACAGTGGATCTTTGAACAAATGTACAAAAAGGGTTTGGCATATGAAGCCAAAGTTCCAGTTAACTGGAGTCCGGATTTAGGTACAGTTGTTGCAAACGAAGAGGTCATTGATGGAAAAACTGAACGTGGTGGCTATCCAGTTTATCGTAAGCCAATGCGTCAGTGGATGTTGAAGATCACTGCTTATGCTGATCGTCTTTTGGATGATTTGGACTTGATCGACTGGCCTGAATCAATCAAGGAAATGCAACGTAACTGGATTGGACGTTCTGTGGGTGCAGAAATTGACTTCCCAGTAGCTGATACATCAGAAACAGTGCAAGTATTCTCAACCCGTCCAGACACGATCTACGGTGCAACTTATATGGTTTTGGCACCAGAACATGACTTAGTTGAAAAAATCGTTACTCCTGAACAAAAAGCTGAAGTTGAAGCTTATAAAGCTAAAATTGCTAGCAAGTCAGATCTTGAAAGAACTGATTTGAACAAGGATAAAACAGGTGCCTTTACTGGTGCTTATGCTGTTAACCCAGTTAATGGCAAGAAGATTCCAATCTGGATCTCTGACTATGTATTGAGTACTTATGGATTTGGTGCCGTCATGGCCGTTCCTGCTCATGATGATCGTGATTATGAGTTTGCTAAGAAATTTGACTTGCCAATCGTTCAAGTACTTGAAGGTGGAAACATTGATGATGCAGCCTTCACTGGCGATGGCGTTCATATTAATTCTGAATTCTTGGATGGAATGGGTAAAGAAGAGGCTATCGATAAGATGGTTCAATACCTTGAAGACAAGGGTATCGGTAAAAAGAAAGTTAACTACAAACTTCGTGACTGGTTATTCTCACGTCAACGTTACTGGGGTGAACCAATTCCTGTCATTCATTGGGAAGACGGCGAAACAACTCTAGTTCCAGAAGATGAGTTACCTTTGGAATTGCCAGCTGATAGCAATATTGAACCTTCAGGAACACCTGAAAGTCCACTTGCTAACCTGACTGATTGGGTAAACGTCGTTGATAAGAATGGCCGTAAAGGACGTCGTGAAACTAATACTATGCCACAATGGGCAGGTAGTTCTTGGTATTACTTAAGATACATTGATCCACATAATGATAAACAATTGGCTGACTACGACTTATTGAAACAATGGTTGCCAGTTGATCTTTATATTGGTGGGGCTGAACACGCTGTTCTTCACTTATTGTATGCTCGTTTCTGGCACAAAGTTCTTTATGACTTGGGAGTTGTGCCTACTAAAGAACCATTCCAAAAACTATATAACCAAGGTATGATCTTGGGTGATAACCATGAAAAGATGTCTAAGTCAAAGGGTAATGTTGTTAACCCTGATGATGTTGTTGAATCATACGGCGCCGACACATTAAGACTTTACGAAATGTTCATGGGACCTTTGGATGCATCTATTTCATGGTCTGAAGATGGTTTGGCAGGAGCTAACAAGTTCTTGGAACGTGTTTGGAGATTATTCATCAATAACGATGACGAAAACACTGTTAAATCTGACTACTTGACTGATAAAAATGATGGCAAGCTCGATAAGGTTTACAACGAAACAGTCAAGAAGGTCACTGAAGATTATGATTCATTGCACTTCAACACTGCCATTTCACAAATGATGGTCTTTGCTAATGAAGCTAACAAGGTTGATACAATGCCTAAAGAATATGCTGAAGGTTTTGTTAAGATGTTGGCTCCAATTGCACCACATATGATGGAAGAATTATGGAGCAAGTTTGGTCATGATGAATCGATCACTTATGCTAAATGGCCTGAATTTGATGAAAGTAAATTAGTATCTGATACTGTTGAGATGATCATTCAAGTTAATGGTCGTTTACGTGATAAATTATCAATGCCAGTTGATACTGATAAGGAAAAGGTCAAAGAAATTGCTTTGAGCGATGAAAAAGTTCAAAAATTCCTTGATGGCAAAGATGTTGTGAAGGTAATTGTCGTTCCTAACAAGATTGTTAATATTGTAGTAAAATAA
- a CDS encoding phosphatase PAP2 family protein: protein MKSSKFLTTTNIILIIIFILWSWAVTTQANFIHGFDKFFIAMIYQNHTATPLLVFRTLTEVGGTFWTVIITLVILIILSYFKYYYAAIFLAANKLVVVIINTIIKDLIRRPRPSHHHYMYEGSFSYPSGHSSSALSLYIPLLIICFFIFKKIGSRVLITTLGILLIIIIGYSRVYLGVHYPSDIVGGYLLAGSVLTSTVILFRAKNIFVLDFKGIQKQSDN, encoded by the coding sequence ATGAAAAGTTCTAAATTTCTGACTACCACAAATATTATTTTGATAATAATATTTATATTATGGTCCTGGGCTGTAACAACTCAGGCTAATTTTATCCATGGGTTCGACAAGTTCTTTATTGCCATGATCTATCAAAACCACACTGCTACTCCATTGTTGGTTTTTCGGACTCTGACTGAAGTCGGCGGAACTTTCTGGACAGTAATAATTACGCTAGTAATTTTGATTATTTTGTCGTATTTCAAATATTATTATGCAGCAATATTTTTAGCCGCAAATAAATTGGTCGTCGTCATTATCAACACAATAATAAAAGACTTAATCAGACGCCCTCGTCCCAGCCACCATCATTATATGTATGAAGGAAGCTTTAGTTACCCTAGTGGACACAGTTCATCTGCATTAAGCCTTTATATTCCGTTATTAATAATTTGTTTCTTTATATTTAAAAAAATTGGTTCTAGAGTATTGATCACGACTTTGGGTATCTTACTGATAATTATCATTGGATACAGTCGTGTCTACCTCGGAGTGCATTATCCAAGCGATATCGTTGGCGGATACTTGCTAGCAGGAAGCGTACTAACTTCAACAGTAATTTTATTTAGAGCCAAGAATATCTTTGTTCTTGATTTCAAAGGCATTCAAAAGCAAAGCGATAACTAA
- a CDS encoding glucosaminidase domain-containing protein, whose amino-acid sequence MTISRSQRKAEENKLYRSNSKKQANANLKKNVTILGAGLFFSGVAAQTSNALATHQAFADTYDNSNNNDQSNTNNADAVAATNTGVGMLTPRGVGDQNFIDYIGNSARKLAGNNDLYASVMIAQAMIESGWGTSGLASAPNYNLFGIKGAYKGTAVNMPTQEDDGSGSLYSIQSDFKKYPSYKESLEDYVSLLRGGVSGNPQMYAGTWKSNTSSYKDATAFLTGKYATDTTYADKLNNIIEKYNLSRFDQPQESDQNENYVFAQGDTLQSVADKFNIPLETLMELNGLKTSSYVYPGKSLIVNQVIGTPTASVNDPVAMGNKTAADASSSDSSDDVYGNQQAPVIVQDETNGVKKYDKSQSTAQVAVNVSSDTSNGQANSSNSATVNSGSQQDQSAQTQSASSQDNTVTVKNGDTLDGIARQLGVSVSDLKQANNLNSDLLVVGQQLKL is encoded by the coding sequence ATGACAATTTCACGTAGTCAGCGCAAAGCTGAAGAGAACAAACTCTATCGTTCAAATTCGAAAAAACAAGCAAACGCCAACCTGAAAAAGAATGTCACCATCTTAGGTGCAGGTTTATTTTTCAGTGGGGTAGCTGCACAAACTAGTAATGCATTGGCAACACATCAAGCATTTGCCGATACATATGATAATTCAAATAATAATGATCAAAGCAATACCAACAATGCTGATGCTGTTGCGGCCACTAACACCGGCGTGGGGATGCTAACTCCTCGTGGTGTTGGCGACCAAAATTTCATTGACTATATTGGTAATTCTGCTCGCAAATTAGCTGGCAATAATGACTTATATGCATCCGTGATGATTGCTCAAGCCATGATCGAGAGTGGTTGGGGAACTAGTGGTTTAGCTAGTGCACCTAACTATAACTTGTTTGGTATCAAGGGTGCATATAAGGGCACTGCTGTGAACATGCCAACTCAAGAAGACGATGGTTCCGGCAGTCTTTATTCGATTCAATCAGATTTTAAGAAGTATCCTTCTTATAAAGAATCGCTCGAAGATTATGTTTCTTTACTCCGCGGTGGCGTTTCTGGAAACCCACAAATGTATGCCGGCACTTGGAAGAGCAATACTAGTTCATATAAAGATGCCACAGCATTCTTGACTGGTAAATATGCCACGGATACTACTTATGCAGATAAATTAAATAATATCATAGAAAAATATAATTTATCACGATTCGATCAACCTCAAGAATCTGATCAAAATGAAAATTATGTTTTTGCACAAGGAGACACTTTACAGTCTGTAGCTGATAAATTTAATATTCCTCTGGAAACATTAATGGAATTGAATGGTTTAAAGACTTCAAGCTATGTTTATCCAGGTAAGTCATTGATCGTAAATCAAGTTATCGGAACTCCGACTGCATCTGTTAATGATCCTGTCGCAATGGGCAACAAAACTGCTGCCGATGCTTCAAGCAGTGATTCTTCTGATGATGTTTATGGAAATCAACAAGCACCGGTCATTGTTCAAGACGAAACTAACGGAGTTAAGAAGTATGACAAGTCACAATCAACTGCTCAAGTTGCAGTTAATGTTTCAAGCGATACTTCTAATGGACAAGCTAATTCAAGTAACAGTGCAACTGTAAACTCTGGCAGTCAACAAGATCAATCGGCACAAACACAGAGTGCAAGTTCTCAAGACAACACTGTAACAGTTAAAAATGGCGATACTTTAGATGGAATTGCACGTCAATTAGGTGTATCTGTTTCTGATTTAAAACAAGCAAATAATCTCAATTCAGATTTATTGGTTGTCGGACAGCAATTAAAGTTGTAA
- the metK gene encoding methionine adenosyltransferase — MSKNYLFTSESVSEGHPDKIADQISDAILDALLEQDKNARVACETTVTTGLVLVVGEISTTAYVDIQSVVRNTIKEIGYDGSNPGFDGGSCAVLVALDEQSPDIAQGVDDALEKRESAKDADPLDQIGAGDQGFVFGFATDETKEYMPLPISLAHKLMRKTAEVRKDGTLDYLMPDAKSQVTVEYDENDKPVRIDTIVLSTQHKEEATLDQIQKDIKKYVIDAVVPSNMIDDKTKYLINPTGRFVIGGPEGDSGLTGRKVIVDTYGGFARHGGGAFSGKDATKVDRSASYAARYIAKNLVAAGIAKKVEIQIAYAIGVARPVSIHVDTFGTSDYSEEQIVACVNKNFDLRPLGIIQMLDLQRPIYKQTAAYGHFGRTDIDLPWEQLDKVDSIKEFLSKVKD, encoded by the coding sequence ATGTCAAAGAATTACTTATTTACATCCGAATCTGTTTCAGAAGGACATCCAGATAAAATTGCTGATCAAATTAGTGACGCAATCCTTGATGCCTTGCTTGAGCAAGATAAGAATGCGCGTGTTGCCTGTGAGACAACCGTAACAACTGGTTTGGTACTCGTAGTTGGTGAAATTTCAACAACAGCTTACGTAGACATCCAAAGCGTTGTTCGTAACACAATTAAAGAAATTGGATACGATGGTTCAAATCCAGGTTTCGACGGTGGAAGTTGTGCAGTTCTAGTAGCTCTAGACGAACAATCTCCCGATATCGCACAAGGTGTAGATGATGCCCTTGAAAAAAGAGAATCAGCTAAAGATGCTGATCCATTGGATCAAATTGGTGCTGGTGATCAAGGTTTCGTATTTGGTTTTGCCACAGACGAAACTAAAGAATACATGCCATTGCCAATCTCTTTAGCACATAAACTTATGCGTAAAACCGCTGAAGTACGTAAAGACGGAACGCTTGATTATTTAATGCCTGATGCTAAATCTCAAGTTACTGTTGAATACGACGAAAACGACAAACCAGTTCGTATCGACACGATCGTTTTAAGTACACAGCACAAAGAAGAAGCAACACTTGATCAGATTCAAAAAGATATCAAGAAATATGTTATTGATGCAGTAGTTCCATCAAACATGATTGATGATAAAACGAAGTATTTGATCAATCCAACTGGTCGTTTCGTAATTGGTGGACCAGAAGGAGATTCAGGACTTACTGGTAGAAAGGTTATCGTTGATACTTATGGCGGATTTGCACGTCATGGTGGCGGTGCTTTTTCTGGTAAAGATGCTACTAAAGTTGACCGTTCAGCTAGTTATGCCGCTAGATATATTGCCAAGAACTTGGTTGCAGCAGGTATTGCTAAAAAGGTCGAAATTCAAATTGCTTATGCAATTGGTGTAGCACGTCCAGTATCAATTCACGTTGATACATTTGGTACTAGTGATTATAGCGAAGAGCAAATTGTTGCTTGCGTCAATAAGAACTTTGATCTTAGACCACTTGGTATCATTCAAATGTTAGATCTACAAAGACCTATCTACAAACAAACAGCGGCTTATGGCCACTTTGGACGTACAGATATTGATTTGCCTTGGGAACAATTAGATAAAGTTGATTCTATTAAAGAATTTTTATCAAAAGTTAAGGACTAA
- a CDS encoding MDR family MFS transporter: MNEKQTQSHVVIVTIAVFIATFMTAIEGTIVSTAMPTIIGSLHGVSLMNWVFSIYLLMTAVSTPIYGKLSDVVGRKPVFLFGLGLFVVGSVLCSMSNSMLTLILARVVQGLGSGAIQPLTFTIIADIYPLEKRAKILGLNGSAWGIAAVIAPLLGGFIVEQLSWHWVFLINLPVGIITMLLIWIFFKEKREQGHKVKIDYVGTMLLILVLLPIMLALQYIGTGSPLLPIGLVAVSVISIFIFIHFERKVSDPILPLHLFSNKTFVIQNVIALLVSGFLIGFEAYIPTWMQGILGLSPSMGGFAVTPSSIVWIFGSFWAGSLLKKFAPNRVIYISLIFLATANVFLLLAHVGTPFWYFLMLAAIAGCGFGLTITTTTVTAQTVVPSENVGVATSFNTLLRTIGMSLMVSVDGIILNTALANGAAQNKKITVDMMNKLIDPQTASQLPTELLPKMREILFSGLHNIYVAGAVLLVIALLLNAFEIKNKDILGSK, from the coding sequence ATGAACGAGAAACAAACACAGTCACATGTTGTAATTGTGACGATTGCGGTATTTATCGCAACATTTATGACCGCAATTGAGGGAACAATCGTATCAACTGCTATGCCAACTATCATTGGAAGTTTGCACGGCGTAAGTTTAATGAATTGGGTATTTTCAATTTATTTATTAATGACAGCTGTATCAACGCCAATTTATGGGAAATTATCAGACGTTGTCGGTCGAAAACCAGTCTTTTTATTCGGTTTAGGATTATTCGTCGTGGGTTCAGTTCTGTGCAGCATGTCTAATTCAATGCTGACTTTGATTTTGGCCCGGGTAGTCCAAGGATTGGGATCTGGTGCCATTCAGCCACTAACATTTACTATTATCGCCGACATTTATCCACTTGAAAAAAGAGCCAAGATCTTAGGTCTAAATGGTTCAGCCTGGGGAATTGCAGCTGTTATCGCACCACTTTTAGGTGGATTCATCGTTGAACAATTAAGCTGGCATTGGGTATTCTTGATCAACTTGCCAGTCGGTATCATCACAATGCTGCTGATTTGGATCTTCTTTAAAGAAAAACGCGAACAAGGACATAAAGTTAAAATTGATTATGTCGGAACTATGTTGCTGATCTTAGTTTTGTTACCAATCATGTTGGCATTGCAATATATCGGGACCGGTTCTCCATTGTTGCCGATTGGCTTGGTAGCAGTTTCGGTAATTTCGATTTTCATCTTCATTCATTTTGAGAGAAAAGTCAGCGACCCAATATTGCCGTTGCACCTGTTCTCAAACAAAACTTTTGTGATCCAAAATGTTATCGCATTGTTAGTCAGCGGTTTCTTGATTGGATTTGAAGCTTATATCCCAACTTGGATGCAAGGAATCTTAGGATTGAGCCCATCAATGGGTGGATTTGCTGTTACTCCTAGTTCAATCGTTTGGATCTTTGGATCATTCTGGGCTGGAAGTTTATTGAAAAAGTTTGCTCCAAATCGTGTGATTTACATTAGTTTGATCTTTTTAGCAACAGCTAACGTATTCTTACTGCTAGCGCATGTGGGAACGCCATTCTGGTACTTCTTAATGTTGGCAGCAATTGCCGGATGCGGTTTTGGTTTAACTATCACGACGACTACAGTAACTGCACAAACAGTCGTGCCTTCAGAGAATGTGGGTGTGGCCACCAGTTTTAATACCTTATTAAGAACTATTGGTATGTCCTTGATGGTTTCAGTAGATGGAATCATCTTGAACACTGCGTTAGCTAATGGTGCTGCTCAGAACAAAAAAATAACTGTCGATATGATGAACAAATTAATTGATCCTCAAACCGCCAGTCAATTGCCAACTGAGTTATTGCCAAAGATGAGAGAGATTCTTTTCTCTGGTCTGCACAATATTTATGTTGCCGGTGCAGTGTTGTTAGTTATCGCTTTGCTTTTGAATGCCTTTGAAATCAAGAACAAAGATATTCTTGGCTCTAAATAA